The Desulfovulcanus ferrireducens DNA segment ACTTCCTGAGGGTCAAGGTTTTCGCCGGCTTCATAAAGGGCCAAAGTAACATTTATCTCTCTTTGAATTAAGGGCTGATTGATGTTGAAATAGGATTTCCACATCTTAACCGCATCTTTTAAATTTCCTTCTCGGGCAAAAGAAAGTCCCATATGTAGCACGGCAAAATTGTCCTTGGGCCTTATCTCCAAAACCTTATGCCAAAAATTCCTGGCCGTGCTCATTTCATTAAGACGAAAATAACAATAACCTGCTTTTTGCAAGGCTTCTAAATGGTCAGGCTCCTTTTCAAGGTATTGTGAGTAAAGTTTGGCTGCACGGACATAATCACACTGCTTCAAAGCCTGATCAGCCTCGATCAGTTCCGGGCTAAGCCCTGAGGCTTGATCGTCTTCCAGATGTTCAAACTTTATTCGTTTTATAACTCCTCGTAGAAAACCTCGACGAGAGACTTTTTTTTGCTTGCCGGTGGCCATAGTGTTGCTTGATTGGTTTGGTTAAGTTGTTGAGTGAGTTATTTGTTGGGTTGGTGAGTAGGCTGGTTAAACCGAACCCAACTCCTGACCCGGAAAACAAAATTAGTTTTAGGCATAATTAAAACTTATATATCCTGCGCCAATCTGTACAGGGCATTGACCACGGCAGCGGCTACAGGGCTTCCACCTTTAGGCCCTTCATTAGTAATATAAATCAGGTCGCTGTCCATGAGTGCTCGCTTAGACTGGGCCGCACCCACGAAACCTACGGGTAAAGCTACTACCAATGCCGGCTGAGGCCCTCCTTTGGCGCAGATATCCAGAAGTTTCCACAGTGCTGTTGGGGCATTGCCAATGACTACCAATGCCCCGTCTAAATTAGGGAGCAAATTTTCAAAGGCCAAGGCAGCCCTGGTTGTATTTTCTTTTCTGGCCCTGGCTAACACATCAGGATCATCTATGGCACAATAGACATTGTCCAACTTGGTCAGAGCGGTTCTGACCATCTGGACATCGCAGATAATCTTTCTTTGTTCTCTTATACATCTAATGCCCTGTTCAATGGCCAGAGGGTGGAATCTCAGTGAATGGACAAATGAGAAATCAGCACTGGCATGAACCACACGGGCGGCAACTTGTTTTTGCTCTTTGTCTAAGTGTGACCATATACCTTGGTTTAGAATAAAATCCAAGCTTTTCTGCTCAATATTTTCTCCCGAAAAAAACTTATCTTCCTCTGTATAAGACCAAATTCGTTCATAAATAATTTCCTCAACCAGGGGTTCATTTTCTAAAGTGGCCAAAAGCCTAAATTCTACTCCGGAATATTTTTGCCTTAAATTTTGGAGCATAGCCGGAATATCTTTTTCCACGTGGTTGCCGTTATATAAGAAATAGGGGAAAATTATTATTTCTCTACAACCCTGTTCAATGAGTTCCCTGGTTTTTTCCTCAAGCGTGGGCTGACCCAGAGAAAAAAAAGCTGGTTCCACACGGGCCTTGCCTATGCGCCGGGCTATTCTTCTAACCATGCGAGTAAAGCTCTCGCTCACAGCGCCGCGCCTGCTTCCATGCCCCAAGATGATAATTCCTTTTGTCATTAACATTCCTTTATTTTTTGTACAAAATATTTGGCAACCTCAGGTTTATGCCCGAAATACAGGTGCACATAACTGGCTAAAATATTTTTTGTATAGATTCCTAATGTGTAAAGCTTTTGTCCAGCGGCATTTTTTACAGCAAATACATTAATCCAGCGGGAGTTGCCATGAACAGGTTCAATCTCTGAATAATGGAATTCGTGTCCGCGAAGGGTCAAGTCTTTTTCCCCGAGGAAGGTATCTTTTAAAAATTTTACTTCAACATACCCCAGCCTTTTTCTGGTCCGGAGCATTCTGGCATTGAAAGGAATAAGCCCAAGCATAGGATATGTTTTATTGTCTACGGTCTCTATTTGCTGACATAAATACATAAGCCCGCCGCATTCAGCATAAATTTTGCCGCCCAAGGCAGCGTGAGTGCGGATACTTTCTACCATGCCTTGGTTTTGAGCCAGTTCTTTCGCCCAAAGTTCCGGATAGCCTCCGCCCAGATAAATAGCATCTAAGTTGGGAGGCAAGTGGTCATCCTTGAGTGGAGAAAAAAATACGAGCTGTGCACCAGCCATTTCTAATATGTCCAGGTTCGCCTGATAGTAAAAATTGAATGCATCATCCAGGGCTATGCCCAGGCGTACTTTTTTTTGAGGACTGATTATATTCTTTGCAGTTCCGGGAAGCGTTTGATGATGAGTCTTGCGGTCATAACCAGCCAGGCGCAAAATTTCATCTAGCTGAAGAAACTCTCTTGCTGCCTGGGCCCAATTTTCAATTTCATCCTTATTCATCTGGCTGGCACCTACGCTAGATAGCCCTAAGTGTCTGGATTTAAGTGTAGGGAGGCTTCCTTTGGGAATGGCCCCTACCAAAGGCGGCAGGTGAGCGCTTTTTAATGCTTTTTCCAATATTTTTTTATGTCTTTCGGAACTACAGCCATTGGCAATGACCCCAGAGATGTTCTGTCCAGCTTGCTCAAAAC contains these protein-coding regions:
- a CDS encoding tetratricopeptide repeat protein encodes the protein MATGKQKKVSRRGFLRGVIKRIKFEHLEDDQASGLSPELIEADQALKQCDYVRAAKLYSQYLEKEPDHLEALQKAGYCYFRLNEMSTARNFWHKVLEIRPKDNFAVLHMGLSFAREGNLKDAVKMWKSYFNINQPLIQREINVTLALYEAGENLDPQEVASSLEKAIEKQKKASVS
- a CDS encoding precorrin-8X methylmutase; the encoded protein is MTKGIIILGHGSRRGAVSESFTRMVRRIARRIGKARVEPAFFSLGQPTLEEKTRELIEQGCREIIIFPYFLYNGNHVEKDIPAMLQNLRQKYSGVEFRLLATLENEPLVEEIIYERIWSYTEEDKFFSGENIEQKSLDFILNQGIWSHLDKEQKQVAARVVHASADFSFVHSLRFHPLAIEQGIRCIREQRKIICDVQMVRTALTKLDNVYCAIDDPDVLARARKENTTRAALAFENLLPNLDGALVVIGNAPTALWKLLDICAKGGPQPALVVALPVGFVGAAQSKRALMDSDLIYITNEGPKGGSPVAAAVVNALYRLAQDI
- a CDS encoding cobyrinate a,c-diamide synthase, encoding MIVIAGTNSGAGKTSICLALAAGLRAMGVAVSPFKVGPDYLDPMYLTKLSDRSCYNLDLWMSDKTHIEQLVAQRHGVALIEGVMGYYDGCMADSSFASTAHVAQVLNSPVILVCQAKAMARSFAALVKGYCSFEQAGQNISGVIANGCSSERHKKILEKALKSAHLPPLVGAIPKGSLPTLKSRHLGLSSVGASQMNKDEIENWAQAAREFLQLDEILRLAGYDRKTHHQTLPGTAKNIISPQKKVRLGIALDDAFNFYYQANLDILEMAGAQLVFFSPLKDDHLPPNLDAIYLGGGYPELWAKELAQNQGMVESIRTHAALGGKIYAECGGLMYLCQQIETVDNKTYPMLGLIPFNARMLRTRKRLGYVEVKFLKDTFLGEKDLTLRGHEFHYSEIEPVHGNSRWINVFAVKNAAGQKLYTLGIYTKNILASYVHLYFGHKPEVAKYFVQKIKEC